A section of the Nitrospirota bacterium genome encodes:
- the nusA gene encoding transcription termination/antitermination protein NusA → MSRELINVIEQIGREKGISGSIILDAVKAALLSAAKKRFGVADNIQVEIDPKSGEIQVILIKKIVEEVTNPKEEISFEEARVMDNEAELGDEIGALIEIGDFGRIAAQTAKQVIFQKVREAEWDTVYKDFIDRQGELVHGVILGHENRNYIVDLGKTEGLLPAKEQIPRETFKRGDRIKAFLLEVKPSAKGPQLILSRSHPNFVSKLFATEVPEIYERIVEIKDVVREPGDRTKISVSSKDSAVDPVGACVGMKGSRVQAVVRELRGEKIDIIPWSDDPRVFIAEALSPAVVDRVGINEDEKSALVVVTDQQLSLAIGKKGQNVRLAAKLTNWKIDIISETEYEQTRAKEKESEISESVAREMEAGRELVSENVGDVENIEET, encoded by the coding sequence ATGAGCAGAGAACTAATTAATGTTATAGAACAGATTGGTAGGGAAAAAGGGATTAGCGGGTCAATTATTCTTGATGCCGTAAAGGCAGCTCTGTTATCAGCAGCAAAAAAGCGTTTTGGGGTCGCAGATAACATTCAGGTAGAGATAGACCCTAAATCCGGGGAGATACAAGTTATTTTAATCAAGAAAATTGTGGAAGAGGTAACGAACCCTAAAGAAGAGATATCTTTCGAGGAAGCAAGGGTGATGGATAACGAGGCCGAGCTTGGAGATGAGATTGGCGCCTTGATTGAGATAGGAGATTTTGGCCGGATAGCTGCTCAGACTGCAAAACAGGTTATATTTCAGAAGGTCAGAGAAGCGGAATGGGATACTGTATATAAAGATTTTATAGACAGACAGGGAGAGCTTGTCCACGGAGTAATTTTAGGGCACGAAAACAGAAATTATATTGTTGATCTGGGAAAGACAGAGGGACTTCTTCCTGCAAAAGAACAGATCCCCAGGGAAACATTTAAGCGAGGGGATAGGATCAAGGCATTCCTGCTGGAGGTAAAGCCTTCAGCAAAGGGGCCGCAGCTAATACTTTCCAGGAGTCATCCTAATTTTGTAAGCAAGTTATTTGCAACTGAGGTTCCGGAAATATATGAGCGGATAGTAGAAATCAAAGACGTTGTAAGGGAGCCGGGAGACAGGACAAAGATATCAGTGTCATCCAAGGATTCTGCTGTTGACCCTGTTGGTGCATGTGTAGGAATGAAAGGGTCCAGGGTACAGGCAGTTGTGCGTGAATTAAGAGGAGAGAAGATAGATATTATTCCATGGTCAGACGATCCGAGGGTATTTATTGCCGAAGCCCTTAGTCCTGCTGTAGTTGACAGGGTTGGAATAAATGAAGATGAGAAATCAGCACTTGTAGTAGTAACAGATCAGCAGCTTTCACTGGCAATAGGTAAAAAGGGTCAGAATGTCAGGCTTGCAGCAAAGCTTACCAACTGGAAAATTGACATAATCAGTGAAACTGAGTATGAACAGACGCGCGCAAAGGAGAAGGAGTCAGAGATTTCAGAGAGTGTGGCGAGGGAGATGGAGGCAGGACGGGAGCTCGTGAGTGAGAATGTCGGGGATGTTGAAAATATAGAAGAGACTTGA